In a single window of the Rhopalosiphum padi isolate XX-2018 chromosome 1, ASM2088224v1, whole genome shotgun sequence genome:
- the LOC132928101 gene encoding myeloid differentiation primary response protein MyD88 isoform X1 translates to MFVDGFTFTQLETKKIFSHVIMDPTSCSTVSDEHLQDFTNSTISILRLPTRERLSCMLNAKKVIPSPENIPRDWRGLCTLLNYTIPSGCDPTDPIGKIFKFCEAKTTIAHFIQCLQRIDRYDVVEETEELIISDIKYCKEQCSLANPTPVVPNDFDINIITLDDINASNNGLPLSRYDAFLLYDKADIQSATAVVEKLETDYKLKLCLKDRDLRPGVMFEYQSIIKLISDRCNWLIIIVSNDFSNSPWNRFIMNYIQSLAIEQRLPKIIPCVFGDCILPQELKCYVHLFFNKKNPFCDPWNKLRITVSPYKNLALTNSVEISNSYQKLKIEEHTNPSTTIVERNEVIHFSSEEHDLMPKTKNVFDRFVKTVGNISIKVVPQKWSKKNKKKVKCTSL, encoded by the exons ATG TTCGTCGACGGATTTACGTTCACACAACTCGAGACGAAGAAAATCTTTTCGCATGTTATTATGGATCCCACTTCGTGTTCGACCGTATCGGACGAACACTTGCAAGACTTTACCAATTCAACGATATCCATACTCCGGCTGCCGACCCGGGAACGATTATCGTGCATGCTGAACGCCAAGAAAGTCATTCCGTCGCCCGAAAACATACCCAG agaTTGGAGAGGATTGTGCACacttttgaattatacaataccATCAGGATGTGATCCAACCGACCCGATTGGCAAGATATTCAAGTTTTGTGAAGCAAAAACAACTATAGCACATTTTATACAGTGTCTACAACGAATAGACAGGTATGACGTTGTGGAAGAGACAGAAGAATTAATCA tttctgatattaaatattgtaaagaaCAATGTTCTTTAGCAAATCCAACACCAGTAGTACCTAATGATTTcgacatcaatattattactttag atgatATAAATGCATCCAACAATGGTCTTCCTCTTTCGAGATATGATGCTTTTTTACTGTATGATAAAGCAGATATACAATCAGCTACTGCTGTAGTAGAAAAATTAGAAACTGATTATAAGCttaag cTATGCTTAAAAGATCGAGATTTAAGACCAGGTGTTATGTTTGAGTATCAGTCTATAATAAAGTTGATATCTGATCGCTGTAATTGGTTGATCATTATTGTATCAAATGATTTTTCAAATAGCCCTTGGAATAGATTTATCATGAATTATATACAATCGTTAGCCATTG aacaaCGGTTACCTAAAATTATCCCATGCGTTTTTGGTGATTGTATATTACCTCAAGAACTCAAATGTTATgttcacttattttttaataaaaaaaatcctttttgTGACCCGTGGAACAAATTAAGAATTACTGTATCACCTTATAAGAATCTAGCATTGACCAACAG tgtgGAGATAAGTAACAGTTACCAGAAACTGAAAATTGAAGAACACACAAATCCTAGTACTACAATTGTTGAAAGAAATGAAGTGATACATTTTTCTAGTGAAGAACATGATTTGATgcctaaaactaaaaatgtttttgatagaTTTGTAAAAACTGTtggaaatatttctattaaagttGTTCCTCAAAAAtggagtaaaaaaaataaaaaaaaagtaaaatgtacTAGTCTTTAA
- the LOC132928085 gene encoding dynein axonemal assembly factor 3 homolog, which yields MLWGSSPCLDLAVYDEVGDGNLNILIVSAGDTRHLLQTLAKRYKHSYAKIRIYVYEPVVDMYARHIQQIALALEPVDRMSLQYKVRTWMELYGNSLVKPSTNSYLIKKSAQLIDIITDETARQHCLPIIQLDALKYKERDTIENIFKYWKNNNGFNITMMWDKRVRNYLGTRYDHRNNVFDWDLHMTLHYIDGGNRITNQEYTYWRNTGVAYTFLETDCTEPNYTFALALLKDGDKITAMDYFGDIINGPFPSFGLDCEDDDMLKMGNMQPLKRSVDLTERNLTRMFYEIENQKPYKHKGKTDNLGVIITELPNVKIQEVQTSSPQDKVMSEHYSSINVNDVEIHFIPRTAMEDYPTFDRYKNFFDVMYCGHMYFEKMNFHITSMIKDGGVVLMETRKFIVNYKQKQHDEFKQKLIDLMKNCKCMSSEDIDVVKNAVIKFNKQH from the exons ATGTTATGGGGTTCGAGCCCGTGTCTTGATCTGGCCGTGTACGACGAAGTCGGCGACGGaaacttaaacatattaatcGTGAGCGCCGGCGACACTCGCCACTTGCTACAAACGCTGGCCAAACGGTACAAACATTCGTATGCGAAAATTCGTATCTATGTATACGAACCGGTTGTCGACATGTACGCCAGACACATACAGCAAATAGCGTTGGCTCTTGAGCCGGTCGATCGGATGAGCTTACAATACAag GTACGTACTTGGATGGAACTTTATGGTAATAGCCTTGTAAAGCCCAGTACAAACAGTTATCTAATCAAAAAATCAGCTCAACTTATAGATATCATTACTGATGAAACAGCTAGACAGCATTGTTTGCCCATTATTCAACTGGATGCACTTAAATATAAAGAAAGGGAcactattgaaaatatatttaaatattggaaaaataataatggtttcaaCATAACAATGATGTGGGATAAGAGAGTACGAAATTATTTGGGTACAAGGTATGATCACCGAAACAATGTGTTTGACTGGGATTTACACATGACTCTTCATTATATTGATGGAGGTAACCGAATCACAAATCAAGAGTACACATATTGGCGGAACACTGGTGTAGCTTACACATTTTTGGAGACTGATTGCACTGAACCAAATTATACATTTGCTTTAGCCCTATTGAAAGATGGAGACAAAATAACTGCAATGGACTATTTTGGTGACATTATAAATGGTCCTTTTCCATCATTTGGTTTAGACTGTGAAGATGATGATATGTTGAAGATGGGTAACATGCAACCACTTAAACGTTCCGTAGATTTGACTGAAAGAAATTTAACAAGAATGTTCTATGAAATAGAAAATCAAAAGCCATACAAGCACAAAGGTAAAACTGATAATCTAGGAGTTATTATAACTGAACTGCCGAATGTGAAAATCCAAGAAGTACAAACTTCATCACCTCAAGATAAAGTTATGTCTGAACATTACTCCAGTATTAATGTTAATGATGTAGAAATCCACTTTATTCCTCGCACAGCTATGGAAGATTACCCTACATTTGATagatataagaatttttttGATGTAATGTATTGTGGTCATATGTATTTCGAAAAAATGAACTTTCATATAACATCTATGATTAAAGATGGAGGCGTAGTTTTAATGGAAACTCGAAAATTTATTGTGAACTATAAGCAAAAACAACACGATGAATTCAAACAgaaattaatagatttaatgaaaaattgtaaatgtatgtCGTCAGAGGATATTGATGTAGTTAAGAATgctgtaattaaatttaataaacagcattga
- the LOC132928101 gene encoding myeloid differentiation primary response protein MyD88 isoform X2: MDPTSCSTVSDEHLQDFTNSTISILRLPTRERLSCMLNAKKVIPSPENIPRDWRGLCTLLNYTIPSGCDPTDPIGKIFKFCEAKTTIAHFIQCLQRIDRYDVVEETEELIISDIKYCKEQCSLANPTPVVPNDFDINIITLDDINASNNGLPLSRYDAFLLYDKADIQSATAVVEKLETDYKLKLCLKDRDLRPGVMFEYQSIIKLISDRCNWLIIIVSNDFSNSPWNRFIMNYIQSLAIEQRLPKIIPCVFGDCILPQELKCYVHLFFNKKNPFCDPWNKLRITVSPYKNLALTNSVEISNSYQKLKIEEHTNPSTTIVERNEVIHFSSEEHDLMPKTKNVFDRFVKTVGNISIKVVPQKWSKKNKKKVKCTSL, encoded by the exons ATGGATCCCACTTCGTGTTCGACCGTATCGGACGAACACTTGCAAGACTTTACCAATTCAACGATATCCATACTCCGGCTGCCGACCCGGGAACGATTATCGTGCATGCTGAACGCCAAGAAAGTCATTCCGTCGCCCGAAAACATACCCAG agaTTGGAGAGGATTGTGCACacttttgaattatacaataccATCAGGATGTGATCCAACCGACCCGATTGGCAAGATATTCAAGTTTTGTGAAGCAAAAACAACTATAGCACATTTTATACAGTGTCTACAACGAATAGACAGGTATGACGTTGTGGAAGAGACAGAAGAATTAATCA tttctgatattaaatattgtaaagaaCAATGTTCTTTAGCAAATCCAACACCAGTAGTACCTAATGATTTcgacatcaatattattactttag atgatATAAATGCATCCAACAATGGTCTTCCTCTTTCGAGATATGATGCTTTTTTACTGTATGATAAAGCAGATATACAATCAGCTACTGCTGTAGTAGAAAAATTAGAAACTGATTATAAGCttaag cTATGCTTAAAAGATCGAGATTTAAGACCAGGTGTTATGTTTGAGTATCAGTCTATAATAAAGTTGATATCTGATCGCTGTAATTGGTTGATCATTATTGTATCAAATGATTTTTCAAATAGCCCTTGGAATAGATTTATCATGAATTATATACAATCGTTAGCCATTG aacaaCGGTTACCTAAAATTATCCCATGCGTTTTTGGTGATTGTATATTACCTCAAGAACTCAAATGTTATgttcacttattttttaataaaaaaaatcctttttgTGACCCGTGGAACAAATTAAGAATTACTGTATCACCTTATAAGAATCTAGCATTGACCAACAG tgtgGAGATAAGTAACAGTTACCAGAAACTGAAAATTGAAGAACACACAAATCCTAGTACTACAATTGTTGAAAGAAATGAAGTGATACATTTTTCTAGTGAAGAACATGATTTGATgcctaaaactaaaaatgtttttgatagaTTTGTAAAAACTGTtggaaatatttctattaaagttGTTCCTCAAAAAtggagtaaaaaaaataaaaaaaaagtaaaatgtacTAGTCTTTAA
- the LOC132928127 gene encoding uncharacterized protein LOC132928127 gives MAGLGIAEMSAIRLLKQPFTQQIKQIHISSALAASDGAAVDKTPRIKTVQVYRWNPETPEVKPKMQDYKVDLSTCGPMVLDVLIKIKNSEDSTLTFRRSCREGICGSCAMNIGGVNTLACISGVNTDLSKPLKIYPLPHMYVVKDLVPDMKLFYKQYASIEPWLHTDVTPTNNKEHLQHTYDREKLDGLYECILCACCSTSCPSYWWNSEKYLGPAVLMQAYRWIIDSRDKATAERLDKMRDPFSVFRCHTIMNCTKTCPKGLNPGRAIARIKSLLSGVTNKEEPKAIKQ, from the exons atggCTGGCTTAGGTATTGCGGAAATGTCTGCCATACGTTTGCTAAAACAACCCTTTACACAG CAAATTAAGCAGATACATATATCATCTGCTTTAGCAGCTAGCGATGGGGCTGCTGTGGATAAAACACCAAGAATCAAAACCGTCCAAGTATATAGATGGAATCCAGAAACACCCGAAGTCAAGCCAAAAATGCAAGATTACAAGGTTGATCTGTCTAC TTGTGGACCTATGGTTTTGGATGTATTGATCAAAATCAAAAACTCTGAGGATTCAACTTTGACATTTAGACGATCTTGCCGTGAAGGAATTTGTGGTTCTTGTGCTATGAACATTGGAGGAGTCAATACATTAGCTTGTATTAG TGGTGTCAATACTGATTTGtcaaaaccattaaaaatatatcctttACCTCATATGTATGTTGTCAAGGACTTAGTGCCAGATATGAAATTGTTTTACAAACAGTATGCTTCCATTGAACCATGGTTACATACTGATGTGACACCAACCAACAACAAAGAACATTTGCAACATACATACGATAGAGAGAAACTT GATGGTTTATATGAATGTATTTTGTGCGCATGCTGTTCCACATCATGCCCTTCATACTGGTGGAACTCTGAAAAATATCTTGGACCTGCTGTTCTTATGcag gcgTATCGTTGGATTATTGACTCCAGAGATAAAGCTACAGCAGAACGTTTGGATAAAATGAGAGATCCTTTCTCAGTGTTTCGTTGTCACACAATTATGAATTGTACCAAAACATGCCCAAAG ggTTTGAATCCTGGTAGAGCTATTGCACGTATCAAGAGTCTACTTTCTGGAGTCACCAACAAGGAAGAACCTAAAGCtatcaaacaataa